One part of the Solanum dulcamara chromosome 3, daSolDulc1.2, whole genome shotgun sequence genome encodes these proteins:
- the LOC129882623 gene encoding anthocyanidin-3-O-glucoside rhamnosyltransferase, whose translation MEINGNSNDVLHVVMFPFYAFGHISPFVQLANKLSSHDVKISFFTASGNASRVKSMLNSAPTTHIVPLTLPQVEGLPPGAESTAELTPITAEFLKVALDQMQPQIKSLLSNLKPHFVLFDFAQEWLPKMADELGIKTVFYSVFVALSTAFLTCPARVLQPKKYPSLEDMKKPPPGFPHTSVTSVKTFEAQDFLYIFKSFHGGPTVYDRVLSGLKGCSAILAKTCSQMEGPYIEYVKSQFKKPVFLVGPVVPDPPTGELEGRWANWLNKFETGTVIYSSFGSETFLNDDQIKELALGLEETGLPFFLVLNFPANVDVSAELNRVLPKGFMERVKERGIIHSGWVQQQHILAHSNVGCYVCHAGFSSVIEALVNDCKVVMLPQKGDQFLNAKLVSGDMKAGVEVNRRDEDGYFGKQDIKEAVEMVMVEVDKDPGKLCRENQKKWKEFLLNKDIQCKFIEDLVNEMMVMAKVSK comes from the coding sequence ATGGAGATCAATGGGAACTCAAATGACGTTCTTCACGTAGTTATGTTCCCTTTTTATGCATTTGGTCATATTAGTCCATTTGTTCAACTTGCTAACAAGCTCTCCTCTCATGAtgtcaaaatttcatttttcaCTGCATCTGGCAATGCAAGCAGAGTCAAATCTATGCTGAATTCTGCTCCAACTACTCATATTGTCCCTCTCACTCTTCCTCAAGTTGAAGGATTACCTCCTGGTGCTGAAAGTACTGCAGAATTGACACCAATAACTGCTGAATTTCTCAAAGTTGCTTTAGACCAAATGCAACCACAAATCAAGTCTTTACTTTCTAATCTCAAACCCCATTTTGTTCTCTTTGATTTTGCTCAAGAATGGCTCCCTAAAATGGCTGATGAATTAGGGATCAAGACTGTTTTTTACTCTGTTTTTGTTGCACTTTCCACTGCTTTTCTTACTTGTCCTGCTAGAGTTCTTCAACCCAAAAAATATCCATCTCTTGAAGACATGAAAAAACCTCCACCTGGATTTCCTCACACCTCTGTTACCTCAGTCAAAACCTTTGAAGCTCAagattttctatatattttcaAGAGTTTCCATGGAGGTCCTACTGTATACGACCGCGTACTCTCAGGACTCAAAGGATGCTCTGCTATACTTGCCAAGACTTGTTCTCAAATGGAAGGCCCTTACATAGAATACGTAAAATCACAGTTCAAGAAACCTGTTTTTCTAGTAGGACCAGTAGTCCCTGATCCACCTACAGGGGAATTGGAAGGGAGATGGGCTAATTGGTTAAACAAATTTGAAACTGGAACAGTTATTTATTCTTCTTTCGGAAGTGAAACATTCTTGAATGATGATCAGATAAAAGAACTAGCTTTAGGTTTGGAAGAAACAGGGCtccctttctttcttgtcttgaATTTTCCAGCTAATGTTGATGTCTCAGCTGAACTAAACAGAGTTTTACCAAAAGGGTTTATGGAGAGAGTGAAAGAAAGGGGGATTATTCATTCAGGTTGGGTGCAGCAACAACACATACTTGCACATTCTAATGTAGGTTGTTATGTATGTCATGCAGGGTTCAGTTCAGTTATAGAGGCATTAGTGAATGATTGTAAAGTTGTTATGTTGCCACAGAAAGGTGATCAGTTCTTGAATGCAAAGCTAGTGAGTGGGGATATGAAAGCTGGGGTGGAGGTAAATAGGAGGGATGAAGATGGCTATTTTGGTAAACAAGATATTAAAGAAGCTGTGGAGATGGTGATGGTGGAGGTTGACAAGGACCCAGGTAAATTATGTAGGGAAAATCAGAAGAAATGGAAGGAGTTTCTGTTGAATAAGGATATACAATGCAAGTTTATTGAGGATTTAGTTAATGAAATGATGGTCATGGCTAAGGTCTCTAAGTAA